One region of Vitis vinifera cultivar Pinot Noir 40024 chromosome 1, ASM3070453v1 genomic DNA includes:
- the LOC104879964 gene encoding WAT1-related protein At1g70260, whose product MEVRMRLWEVIPFSVMVLMEGCTVGLTIMTKTVMAKGMSQFVFVVYSNALSSIILLPYSLIFRRTQQSFFTFPLLTRFFFLGLTGITIAQIFAFTGLSYSSPILACGMGNLIPAFSFVLAIILRTTKLDWRVTSGQAKIIGTFISISGGTLMILYKGPLVRKTAFSAPFHHLELIPRHFIFSSTPEYWALGGILLAVASLSASVWGIIQVGTVKQYPEPITIAALYTSMGTIQSAIVAFVAERNLSAWKLELNMELLLIFLSAIFGSAIRCSVHIWCMHNKGPFYVPMFKPFGIIIASIASVIFFGDSLHYGSVIGAYIIGIGYYTLMWGQIREDDMKAGGEGIDSSEQKVPLLQEEEQV is encoded by the exons atGGAGGTGCGAATGAGGCTATGGGAAGTAATACCATTTTCAGTGATGGTGTTGATGGAAGGTTGCACAGTGGGGCTGACAATTATGACCAAGACAGTGATGGCGAAGGGGATGAGCCAATTCGTCTTCGTGGTTTATTCCAATGCTCTTTCCTCTATCATTCTCCTTCCTTATTCCCTCATCTTTCGAAG GACGCAGCAGTCCTTCTTCACCTTCCCTCTCCTCACTAGATTTTTCTTCCTCGGGCTTACAGG GATAACCATAGCTCAGATTTTTGCCTTCACTGGCCTAAGCTACAGCTCACCCATTCTTGCATGTGGAATGGGCAACTTGATCCCTGCATTTTCTTTTGTGCTTGCTATTATTCTCAG GACAACAAAGCTGGATTGGCGAGTAACAAGTGGCCAAGCCAAAATCATTGGTACCTTTATATCCATCAGTGGAGGAACTCTAATGATTCTTTACAAGGGTCCACTTGTCAGGAAAACTGCATTTTCTGCACCTTTCCATCATCTCGAACTTATTCCTCGACATTTCATCTTCTCCTCAACACCAGAATATTGGGCTCTTGGAGGCATTTTGCTTGCAGTCGCTTCTTTATCTGCTTCAGTATGGGGCATAATCCAG GTGGGCACTGTCAAACAATATCCAGAACCGATAACCATAGCCGCTTTATATACTTCAATGGGGACAATCCAAAGTGCAATTGTGGCTTTTGTTGCAGAGAGAAATCTAAGTGCTTGGAAGTTGGAGCTCAACATGGAGCTCCTTCTCATTTTTCTATCA GCAATTTTTGGGAGTGCAATTCGTTGCAGTGTTCATATATGGTGCATGCACAACAAGGGCCCTTTTTATGTGCCCATGTTCAAGCCATTCGGGATTATCATTGCATCTATTGCTAGTGTAATCTTCTTTGGAGACAGTCTTCATTATGGAAG TGTAATAGGAGCTTACATAATTGGAATAGGGTATTATACTCTGATGTGGGGACAAATCAGAGAAGATGACATGAAGGCAGGTGGTGAAGGCATTGATTCTTCTGAGCAGAAGGTCCCTCTATTGCAAGAAGAGGAGCAAGTATAG